From the genome of Uranotaenia lowii strain MFRU-FL chromosome 1, ASM2978415v1, whole genome shotgun sequence, one region includes:
- the LOC129737721 gene encoding uncharacterized protein LOC129737721 has product MSPSPGEPPDRTIPEWMDPQNLHGRLYYVILKAADGHKLPQNPFIIGRSVEKVGKIEGFFEKKHGWYVIKTRSKDQIRELAKLTCLTDGTPIVIARHPSLNKRKCVVTCQEAQSMDEQELLAELSHQKVIEVRRITKKTPTGVVGTSTLILTISSTVIPEFIHFGFLRVRTRLYYPLPLLCRNCLQYGHTKQKCTSPLSCSKCNSNEHDSQNCKNHPYCGNCKVEGHSPINRSCPTWLAETAALKITTEQNIPITVARKMIQQKNSTPNTFASIVKTTDQHQQKTTNNSTPQPPAQTQQKETIQRQQQIQQKRTNQITAHLKPASPPRKRITPQPSPSQSSDEAEEVRCEKANGPPSQMEQIKSNTPQPPQLPSPSPNPFQPSPNIKTNDPRPVKTFIKK; this is encoded by the coding sequence ATGAGTCCATCGCCGGGTGAACCCCCAGATAGGACGATTCCAGAATGGATGGACCCACAAAACCTGCATGGACGTCTTTATTACGTGATTCTGAAAGCAGCTGATGGTCACAAACTTCCGCAGAATCCCTTCATCATAGGCAGGTCAGTAGAGAAAGTTGGGAAAATCGAAgggtttttcgagaaaaaacacGGCTGGTACGTGATCAAAACCCGAAGTAAAGATCAGATTCGAGAACTTGCTAAGTTGACATGTCTGACCGATGGCACACCAATTGTGATTGCACGCCATCCCAGTCTTAACAAACGAAAATGTGTTGTCACTTGCCAAGAAGCCCAATCAATGGATGAACAAGAGTTGCTCGCTGAACTGTCGCACCAAAAAGTGATTGAGGTGCGgagaatcacaaaaaaaactcccaCTGGAGTTGTCGGTACATCCACGCTGATATTAACCATCAGTAGCACGGTCATACCGGAGTTTATCCATTTTGGATTCCTCCGTGTCCGAACCCGACTATACTACCCGTTGCCCCTGTTATGTAGGAATTGCCTTCAGTACGgacatacaaaacaaaaatgcacCAGCCCCCTTTCGTGCAGCAAATGTAACTCGAATGAGCATGACAGCCAGAACTGTAAAAATCATCCGTACTGTGGGAACTGCAAAGTTGAAGGTCATTCGCCAATAAATAGATCGTGCCCGACTTGGTTAGCCGAAACAGCCGCCTTGAAAATTACCACCGAACAAAATATCCCGATAACAGTTGCAAGAAAAATGATCCAGCAAAAGAATAGCACACCAAACACATTCGCCAGCATTGTAAAAACAACAGACCAGCACCAACAGAAAACAACGAACAATAGCACACCTCAACCACCAGCCCAGACTCAACAGAAGGAAACAATTCAACGACAGCAGCAGATTCAACAGAAGCGAACAAATCAAATCACTGCACATCTCAAACCAGCATCCCCCCCTCGGAAACGGATAACCCCTCAGCCCTCTCCCTCGCAATCATCGGACGAGGCCGAAGAAGTACGTTGCGAGAAAGCAAATGGACCCCCCAGCCAAATGGAACAGATCAAATCGAATACCCCCCAACCCCCTCAACTCCCTTCTCCCTCTCCTAACCCTTTCCAACCTTCCCCTAATATTAAGACAAATGACCCTCGGCCAgtgaaaactttcattaaaaagtAA